The genomic window GGAGGCGGCTTTGAGGTTTCTAATGAAGCAGTAAAATCCATAAAATTAATTCAGATTGTAGATGCTATAGACGGCAGTAAAATTTACAGCGGCTGCGGTATTGGACTTAAAGAATGTTCTGAAGTGCATCCTTGTCCTGTGCATCACGAATTTAAAAAAATAAGAGGCCTGCTATTAGAAATGCTCACTAAAACAACGTTAGAACAATTAGCTTCAGATGTAAAA from Flavobacterium fluviale includes these protein-coding regions:
- a CDS encoding RrF2 family transcriptional regulator → MFSKACEYGIRASIFIATKSSKGIRVGIKDVAKEIDSPEPFTAKIMQILTKNGIIHSAKGVGGGFEVSNEAVKSIKLIQIVDAIDGSKIYSGCGIGLKECSEVHPCPVHHEFKKIRGLLLEMLTKTTLEQLASDVKSGDFFLKTLNTND